In the Acomys russatus chromosome 13, mAcoRus1.1, whole genome shotgun sequence genome, one interval contains:
- the LOC127197668 gene encoding murinoglobulin-1-like — protein MCETTASIVEICFPEQIFTRERVALFPLAYIEDPKMNRIMQWRDINTENGFKQLSFSLSSEPIQGSYKIVILNQSGVKKQHPFTVEEFVLPKFEVRVKVPKAISIKDEKMNVTVCGVYTYGKPVPGHVNISICHKSQDFSFKEKNECKEVSYQLDNRGCITQEENITMFNLNKTYIRAQHFHVNAKVIEEGTGLEFSGSGTTKIEKIITKLIFVKAESHFRHGIPFLVKVRLEDLQGTPIPNEQVFFKVQSGYSHATTTDNHGLAEFSINTSRIGGHSLSITVYHKEEYVCGNFPCMAEEYGVAHHVAYSVYSISKSYIYLEKEAGILPCSQSHTVRAHFILRGTALRVLKELSFYYLVMAQGKIIQTGSHTHHLEARDPGNLCKQPQNSKSIFHPWKILQIPVFSHLGFPVSILIHYHLLPFPLAQEKGNFTLEIPVEFGMAPVAKLLIYAILPDEEVIADSAKFEIEKCLLNKVDLSFKPAQSLPASQAHLHVTASPQSLCGLRAVDQSVLLLKPEAELSPSWIYNLPEMQHKDSKPSSHQLPEDEDRCVWPRDKALKGVAHPLRKENEKDVYEYLDKLAQNG, from the exons GATCCAAAGATGAACCGAATTATGCAGTGGCGGGATATCAACACAGAGAACGGGTTCAAGCAACTGTCTTTCAGCCTGTCATCAGAGCCCATCCAGGGCTCCTACAAGATAGTGATACTAAACCAATCAGGAGTGAAGAAACAGCACCCCTTCACCGTGGAGGAATTTG TGCTTCCCAAATTTGAAGTTCGAGTCAAGGTCCCAAAGGCCATCTCTATAAAGGATGAAAAAATGAATGTGACTGTATGTGGAGT GTATACCTATGGGAAGCCTGTCCCAGGACATGTAAACATAAGCATATGCCATAAAAGCCAGGACTTCAGCTTCAAGGAGAAGAATGAATGCAAAGAAGTCAGTTACCAG CTAGACAACAGAGGCTGCAtcacacaagaagaaaacattacGATGTTCAAcctaaataaaacatatattcgAGCCCAGCATTTTCATGTCAATGCAAAGGTTATTGAAGAAGGGACAG gatTGGAGTTCAGTGGATCTGGAACAACGAAAATTGAAAAAATCATAACCAAACTCATATTTGTGAAAGCAGAGTCACACTTTAGACACGGGATTCCCTTTCTTGTGAAA GTCCGCCTCGAGGATCTCCAGGGCACTCCTATTCCCAATGAGCAAGTCTTCTTCAAAGTACAATCTGGCTACTCCCATGCTACCACCACTGACAATCATGGCCTGGCAGAGTTCTCCATCAACACCAGCCGCATTGGGGGTCACTCCCTCAGTATCACA GTGTACCACAAGGAGGAATATGTTTGTGGGAATTTCCCTTGCATGGCAGAAGAATATGGGGTAGCACACCATGTGGCCTACAGTGTTTATTCCATCAGCAAGAGCTACATCTACCTTGAGAAGGAAGCCGGCATCTTGCCCTGCAGCCAGAGTCACACAGTTCGGGCACATTTTATTCTGAGAGGGACTGCCTTGAGAGTGCTGAAAGAGCTCAGTTTTTACTACCTG gtcATGGCCCAGGGCAAGATCATCCAAACTGGAAGCCACACTCACCACTTGGAGGCACGAGACCCAGGAAACC TATGCAAACAACCACAGAACAGTAAGAGCATCTTCCACCCATGGAAAATCCTTCAAATCCCTGTGTTTAGTCATCTGGGTTTTCCTGTCAGCATTCTGATCCATTACcatctcctcccattcccttTAGCTCAAGAGAAAGGGAACTTTACCTTGGAGATCCCTGTGGAGTTCGGCATGGCCCCTGTGGCTAAATTGCTCATCTATGCCATCTTGCCTGATGAAGAAGTGATTGCAGATTCTGCAAAATTTGAAATTGAAAAGTGTCTTCTAAACAAA GTGGACCTAAGCTTCAAGCCAGCCCAaagtcttcctgcctcacagGCCCATCTGCATGTCACAGCTTCTCCTCAGTCCCTCTGTGGCCTGAGAGCAGTGGACCAAAGCGTGTTGCTCTTGAAGCCTGAAGCtgagctctctccttcctgg ATATACAACCTGCCAGAAATGCAGCACAAGGACTCTAAACCAAGTTCCCACCAGCTGCCCGAAGATGAAGACCGTTGTGTCTGGCCTAGAGATAAGGCCCTTAAGGGCGTCGCACACccactaagaaaagaaaatgagaaagacgTCTATGAATACCTGGAC AAACTGGCCCAGAATGGGTGa
- the LOC127197395 gene encoding murinoglobulin-2-like, with protein MYLGVLGGPGGPVPAHVGPRTSPSHEKSQLEDSVAETIRKYFPETWIWDLVTVNSSGVADMEVTVPDTITEWKAGALCLSNDTGLGLSPVVSLQAFQPFFVALTMPYSVIRGEAFTLKATVQNYLPSCIRVRVELEASPDFTAVPVAKDQDSYCLCANGRHTEFWLVTPKSLGNVNFSVTAEARQSPEACGSDVPTVPKTGKRDTVVKVLIVEVSRPP; from the exons ATGTACTTAGGTGTACTTGGGGGTCCTGGAGGACCTGTACCTGCACACGTTGGACCAAGAACATCTCCATCACATGAGAAGTCACAGCTTGAAGATTCAGTTGCTGAGACTATTcgaaaatattttcctgaaacCTGGATCTGGGATTTAGTCACAGTAAA ctcctcaggagTAGCTGACATGGAAGTGACGGTCCCTGACACCATCACTGAGTGGAAGGCCGGAGCCCTCTGCCTGTCCAACGACACTGGACTTGGCCTCTCCCCTGTGGTATCTCTCCAAGCCTTCCAGCCCTTCTTCGTGGCGCTCACGATGCCCTACTCTGTGATCCGTGGAGAAGCCTTCACGCTCAAGGCCACTGTGCAGAACTACCTTCCTTCGTGCATCCGG GTGAGAGTGGAGCTGGAAGCCTCTCCTGATTTCACAGCTGTCCCAGTGGCAAAAGACCAAGATTCTTACTGCCTCTGTGCCAATGGGAGGCACACCGAATTCTGGTTGGTAACTCCCAAATCTTTAG GGAATGTGAATTTCTCTGTGACTGCAGAAGCACGACAGTCCCCAGAGGCCTGTGGCTCTGATGTGCCCACAGTGCCTAAAACAGGGAAAAGGGACACTGTTGTCAAAGTCCTGATAGTCGAGGTGAGTAGACCTCCTTGA